Proteins co-encoded in one Gracilimonas sp. genomic window:
- the mutL gene encoding DNA mismatch repair endonuclease MutL: MSDTRISDSIIHQLPPEISNKIAAGEVIQRPASVVKELLDNAIDAGGDQVKILIQNAGRTLIQVSDNGCGMSKEDLPLCFERHATSKINSVDDLFKIRTLGFRGEAMASIASVSQVTVKTKRAGDENGWEFEVWGGEEREIKPTAIDNGTTIAVRNLFFNVPARRQFLKTDVTELRHILRTIQYAALANTDVAFYVEADGDIIYDLPVQDLKDRVTQIFGSSYKASLIEFGEETSYVKIHGFASDPKLAKKSRGEQFLFVNGRPFQHRYLTHVILSLYDAWTRNNEYPFYALFFDIDPSKVDVNVHPSKMEVKFEDERSVIQLARSVVNRALNKHFQVPNIQQNQDAFLSDDPSKGFDSGFSFNKPQSSGQSGGGFQIPSRINNRSSNIGGRGDEFGEKLYGGGSPQRPNYSEAENFDPAEDEQKKVTQEKGFWQLHNTYILTQTRTGLTVIDQHLAHKRIIFEKAINATEEALPSTQQLLFAQTLELSASDYTLLKELHSIIQRMGFSVQLLSGNTAMINGVPADIEIGNEEEVLISMLHQYQELGQKVKLEAREKLAIAFAAKAAIPRGKKLTEQEMEGLVDQLFACEQPYLDPLKKPTISYIPLDEIQSRFR, from the coding sequence TTGAGCGATACCCGGATTAGCGATTCCATTATACATCAGCTTCCCCCAGAAATAAGTAATAAAATTGCGGCCGGAGAAGTAATTCAACGCCCGGCTTCTGTAGTTAAAGAACTTCTCGATAACGCCATTGATGCCGGCGGTGATCAGGTAAAAATTCTTATCCAAAATGCCGGACGGACCCTGATCCAGGTTTCTGATAACGGGTGCGGAATGAGTAAGGAGGATCTCCCGCTTTGCTTTGAACGTCACGCTACTTCAAAGATTAATTCGGTTGATGACCTTTTTAAAATTCGCACGCTGGGTTTTCGGGGTGAAGCGATGGCTTCTATTGCATCGGTATCCCAGGTAACCGTTAAGACCAAGCGAGCCGGTGATGAAAATGGCTGGGAGTTTGAAGTTTGGGGCGGAGAGGAGAGGGAAATCAAACCCACTGCCATTGATAATGGAACAACTATTGCCGTTCGCAATCTCTTTTTTAATGTACCGGCCCGGCGACAGTTTTTGAAAACAGATGTGACTGAGCTCCGGCATATCCTGAGGACCATTCAATATGCTGCCCTGGCTAATACCGATGTGGCTTTTTATGTGGAAGCCGATGGCGATATCATTTATGATTTACCGGTTCAGGACTTGAAAGACCGGGTTACACAAATTTTTGGAAGTTCCTACAAAGCCAGCCTGATTGAGTTTGGGGAAGAAACCAGCTACGTGAAGATTCACGGCTTTGCATCCGATCCCAAGCTGGCCAAAAAAAGCCGGGGAGAGCAGTTCTTATTTGTGAACGGCCGGCCTTTTCAGCACCGGTACCTTACCCATGTGATATTGAGTTTGTATGATGCATGGACCCGCAATAATGAATACCCGTTTTATGCGCTTTTCTTTGATATTGATCCTTCCAAAGTAGATGTGAACGTACATCCTTCTAAAATGGAGGTGAAATTTGAAGACGAACGCAGTGTGATTCAGCTTGCACGGTCGGTAGTGAACCGGGCTTTGAATAAACATTTCCAGGTGCCCAATATTCAGCAGAATCAGGATGCTTTTTTAAGTGATGATCCGTCCAAAGGATTTGATTCAGGATTCAGTTTTAACAAGCCCCAGTCGTCCGGGCAAAGCGGAGGCGGATTTCAAATTCCATCCCGAATCAATAATCGCTCTTCCAATATTGGAGGGAGAGGGGATGAATTTGGAGAGAAATTGTATGGAGGCGGTTCACCACAACGACCCAACTACTCCGAAGCTGAAAACTTTGATCCTGCCGAGGATGAGCAGAAGAAAGTGACTCAGGAGAAGGGGTTCTGGCAGTTGCATAACACGTATATCCTCACTCAAACCCGAACCGGGCTTACGGTCATTGATCAACATTTGGCCCATAAGCGCATCATTTTTGAAAAGGCGATCAATGCCACTGAAGAAGCACTTCCAAGTACACAGCAGCTGTTATTTGCGCAAACTCTGGAGCTTTCTGCATCCGATTATACGCTCCTGAAAGAGCTGCATTCCATTATTCAGCGGATGGGTTTTTCCGTACAGCTGCTCAGTGGAAATACTGCGATGATCAACGGCGTTCCGGCTGATATTGAAATCGGGAATGAGGAAGAGGTGCTAATTTCGATGCTGCACCAGTATCAGGAGCTGGGCCAAAAGGTGAAGCTGGAAGCCCGGGAGAAGCTGGCCATCGCTTTTGCGGCTAAAGCAGCCATTCCCCGCGGTAAAAAACTCACCGAACAGGAGATGGAGGGACTCGTGGATCAACTTTTTGCCTGTGAGCAACCGTATCTGGATCCATTGAAGAAACCCACGATCAGCTACATCCCGCTGGATGAGATACAGTCGAGGTTTAGGTAG
- a CDS encoding DUF3524 domain-containing protein, translated as MNILAVEPFYSGSHKAFLKGLEKHSRHNIIPIKLNYKGWKWRMHGDSVSLAEMTKKVDENINLLLTSSMTNLPAFMALTNPRFAHTPVIMYMHDNQFTRPIPEGESRDLTYCYINYLSMLVADKLLFSSQFHLDDLLEALPKFLDKFPDTNQYNTVERIAKKSIVMHPGLDLSSFDKQPDTRNQNENPVIVWNQRWQFDRNPAMFFRVLNRLNDIDLKFDLILAGDTQHEKPEEFEKAWQRFGQQITHFGYVDDKENYSKLLHSGDIVVSTASYEFFCVAIMEAIYCGCHPLVPNSLHYPELIPQSLHDPLLHAPVLYETEDDLFHHLKDLLTGKTKSLPKNSLQNINRHLDWKKRIKDFDQLFDEVVEAK; from the coding sequence ATGAATATTCTGGCGGTAGAACCATTTTATAGCGGCTCGCACAAGGCTTTTTTAAAAGGACTGGAAAAGCATTCCCGCCATAATATTATTCCCATCAAGCTTAATTATAAGGGGTGGAAATGGCGGATGCACGGTGACTCGGTTTCACTGGCTGAAATGACCAAGAAGGTGGATGAGAATATCAATCTGTTGCTTACCAGCAGCATGACTAATTTACCGGCGTTCATGGCGCTGACTAATCCCCGATTTGCTCACACACCGGTCATTATGTATATGCATGATAACCAGTTTACACGCCCCATTCCGGAAGGTGAGAGCAGAGATTTGACCTACTGCTATATTAACTATCTGAGCATGCTGGTGGCTGATAAACTATTGTTTTCTTCTCAGTTTCACCTGGATGATTTACTGGAAGCCCTGCCTAAATTTTTGGATAAGTTTCCGGATACCAATCAATACAATACCGTTGAACGTATTGCAAAGAAGAGTATCGTCATGCACCCGGGGCTGGATCTTTCCAGTTTTGACAAGCAGCCGGATACCCGGAATCAGAATGAAAACCCGGTGATTGTCTGGAACCAGCGCTGGCAGTTTGACCGGAATCCCGCCATGTTTTTCAGAGTGCTAAACCGGCTGAATGATATTGATCTGAAATTCGACCTGATTTTAGCAGGGGATACTCAGCACGAAAAGCCCGAAGAGTTTGAGAAAGCCTGGCAGCGGTTCGGGCAGCAGATCACCCATTTTGGGTATGTGGATGACAAGGAAAATTACAGCAAACTACTCCATTCTGGTGATATTGTGGTTTCTACAGCCAGTTATGAATTTTTCTGTGTGGCTATAATGGAAGCCATTTATTGCGGCTGTCATCCGCTGGTACCCAACTCATTGCACTACCCGGAACTGATTCCACAAAGCCTGCACGACCCGCTTTTACATGCCCCGGTTTTATATGAAACGGAGGACGATCTTTTTCATCACCTAAAAGATTTGCTGACCGGTAAAACCAAATCCCTGCCTAAAAATTCCCTTCAGAATATTAACCGACACCTGGACTGGAAGAAGCGGATCAAAGATTTTGACCAGCTTTTTGATGAAGTGGTTGAGGCTAAGTGA
- the dnaB gene encoding replicative DNA helicase has protein sequence MAKKNGSYGNNYKNDDKVLEQGGRVPPQAVEVEEAVLGAMLIEHGAATIALQMLKPTDFYKTANRHIFETLSNLYERDNPLDLLTVETELKDNNLLDACGGPTYLSDLTRSVSSSANIEYHAQIIIEKAIKRNLILASNDVIKDAYDTTSDAYDVLDTAEQRIFDLSNQKSRSSAVPVEKLLKDTLSYLEDLRGKDYGITGVPSGLAVDDMTAGWQKGDLVIIAARPSMGKTAFVLTAARNAAMHPDEKLRTPIALFSLEMSNQSLVQRLLTMEARVRADEARKGTLKDEDFRKLIDAASRLFSAEIYIDDTPGISLMELRTKCRRLKSEKGIGLIVIDYLQLMQSNAKDIGSREQEIASISRGLKGLAKELDVPVIALSQLSRAVEQRGGDKRPQLSDLRESGSIEQDADIVMFLYRPEYYGITTTAEGQSTAGIAEVIIGKQRNGPVGSKMMYFVKDYARFENLTSAENNDPFLGDGGGNNGGGNDAPPMPHSPAPDEDAPF, from the coding sequence ATGGCAAAAAAGAACGGATCTTACGGCAACAATTATAAGAATGATGATAAAGTTCTGGAACAAGGCGGGCGTGTTCCTCCCCAGGCCGTAGAAGTTGAAGAAGCCGTATTAGGTGCCATGCTGATTGAACACGGAGCGGCTACCATTGCTCTCCAAATGTTGAAGCCCACCGATTTCTACAAAACCGCCAACCGCCATATTTTTGAAACGCTATCTAATCTGTATGAGCGGGACAATCCGCTGGATCTGCTCACGGTAGAAACCGAGCTCAAAGACAACAACCTGCTGGATGCTTGTGGCGGCCCAACCTATTTATCTGACCTTACCCGGTCTGTGAGTTCTTCGGCTAACATCGAGTATCATGCTCAGATCATTATTGAGAAAGCTATCAAACGGAACCTGATCCTGGCAAGTAACGATGTCATCAAAGATGCCTACGACACCACCAGCGATGCATACGATGTGCTGGATACCGCCGAGCAGCGCATTTTTGACCTTTCCAACCAAAAAAGCCGAAGTTCTGCCGTTCCGGTTGAAAAGCTTTTGAAGGATACGCTCTCCTACCTGGAAGACCTTCGTGGTAAAGATTATGGAATTACCGGGGTACCGTCCGGACTTGCCGTTGATGACATGACCGCCGGCTGGCAAAAAGGAGATCTCGTTATTATAGCAGCCCGACCTTCGATGGGTAAAACCGCTTTTGTATTAACCGCTGCTCGTAACGCCGCTATGCATCCGGATGAAAAACTCCGAACCCCGATTGCCCTTTTCAGTTTGGAGATGTCTAATCAGTCTTTAGTTCAGCGTTTATTAACTATGGAAGCCCGCGTTCGTGCTGATGAAGCCCGAAAAGGTACCCTAAAAGATGAGGACTTCCGCAAGCTGATTGATGCAGCCAGTCGCCTGTTTAGTGCAGAAATTTATATTGATGACACACCCGGTATCAGCCTCATGGAGTTGAGAACTAAATGCCGGCGACTGAAAAGTGAAAAAGGTATCGGACTCATCGTAATTGATTACCTCCAGCTGATGCAGTCGAACGCCAAAGACATCGGAAGTCGTGAGCAGGAAATCGCCTCCATTTCACGTGGACTAAAAGGTCTTGCCAAAGAGCTGGATGTCCCTGTAATTGCACTTTCACAGCTCTCACGTGCAGTTGAGCAGCGTGGTGGAGATAAACGTCCGCAGCTATCTGACCTTCGTGAGTCAGGTTCTATTGAGCAGGATGCCGATATTGTAATGTTCCTCTATCGTCCAGAATATTATGGTATTACAACCACCGCTGAAGGACAATCAACCGCGGGTATTGCCGAGGTGATCATCGGGAAACAGCGTAACGGACCGGTTGGCAGCAAGATGATGTACTTTGTGAAAGATTACGCCCGGTTTGAGAATCTCACCTCAGCTGAGAATAACGATCCTTTTCTTGGTGATGGTGGAGGTAATAATGGCGGCGGAAACGACGCCCCTCCCATGCCACACAGCCCCGCCCCCGACGAAGACGCCCCGTTTTAA
- a CDS encoding GNAT family protein → MIPTLKTEQLILRSFTESDLDNVFKGLSNPDIIKYYGISFETRESAKEQMKWFADHEKNETGAWWAICLKGSGKFIGAGGLNDIERDHKKAEFGFWLLPEFWGNGFMGEAIPVILKHGFEELNLHRIEGFVESQNTNCKKALDKLNFTFEGTMRNAEIKNGRYIDIDIYSKLSTD, encoded by the coding sequence ATGATTCCCACCCTTAAAACTGAACAACTTATTCTCCGCTCCTTTACCGAAAGCGACCTCGATAATGTGTTTAAAGGTCTATCCAACCCGGACATCATTAAGTATTACGGCATCAGTTTTGAGACCAGGGAGTCAGCCAAAGAGCAAATGAAATGGTTTGCTGATCACGAAAAAAATGAAACCGGTGCATGGTGGGCTATTTGCTTGAAGGGTTCAGGGAAGTTTATTGGCGCGGGTGGACTTAACGATATCGAACGGGATCATAAAAAGGCAGAATTTGGATTTTGGCTGCTGCCTGAATTTTGGGGAAACGGTTTTATGGGCGAAGCGATCCCGGTCATTCTTAAACATGGGTTTGAAGAATTGAACCTCCACCGCATTGAAGGATTTGTAGAGAGCCAAAACACAAACTGCAAAAAAGCGCTCGATAAACTCAACTTCACCTTCGAAGGAACCATGCGAAATGCAGAGATAAAAAACGGGCGCTATATCGACATTGACATCTACTCCAAATTGAGTACCGATTAA
- a CDS encoding ATP-binding protein, with amino-acid sequence MKFFNYFLFRFLLFVLMLFGPVNLAAQFYPAKTYSIVDGLPSNAIYDVVQADNSVMWFVTSKGVTTYDAHEWQVFPDSLQLPTYLSTKIVKSSDGHIWVAGKNDTEYVIKLFDDQKWSTIAFPETWREKQSAFSFEVMTTGDQHKIVLAGMREVHLYSTETKQWKQLTFSGGINPAINSTVNIEDRVYINTRKGQFAIENWEIVRSEYAPYFHEFQDVLTVTKKDSILYVLGFDWLAKIEDDNFKLLSDNLGIKVRSTYNRHSLVIDQRNRIFFSSNSRVMQFNSVTGKTIPLEVNGRTNNIFSNKLYLDKEQNIWSVDNRGLFKFNILNFKSYNRDSGLAENEVSAIFEATDGTLYIANPSHLHVLEDGQISRQYSLKTNQDRPTRLSQITEHYDGSLYLAAGAAGLYQLKNGALSPVFESHSIQYVTGVQSFDGHIYFSNSEFIYRIEEDGTFSKLNEEAFYYIRNIVELDEDKLAFLSAREGLYLYKDGEVTNYNSGLINYNNIYDAVYWQDRLLLGTSAGLATLDGDQITPFQISNFDDVVFSLLVDRKSQLWIGTFNGVFKWDGQTLEQFSVAQGLTGNEINRNALIQDKEGDIWIGTELGVSAYDEDEDMSAEKDPDLYFTSVRTEDNRELTLATSPELAYTQNTLTFRFKGISFLYNDRIFYRYRLSGLEDDWNFSNNFSNPGVTYRNLDSGFYTFEVQARNEISDWSESREFTFTIAKPFYSTWWFFGLAVILFAVIIYIALRLRYLYLITKQKKLKEMVEDRTRSITDKNLQIKSKNEELLQVNKELHEKTDSLNSALNKLETAQVKLVQKEKMAALGVLTAGVAHEINNPVNYIKSASELISQMIEEEDDKLVIEEKEVFQEVFKTIEIGVGRIVSIVRSLSSFSRTNETDKGDCDINSIFDECLLILKNEYKGRVDIVKDYSEKAVTIQGNEGKLYQLFTNIIMNAIQAIEGEGVVSIKTWNKDHTVYIEVKDTGKGFDETVKEKLFDPFFTTKEPGKGTGLGLSIAYNIVEEHNGEIHYDSAPGAGTTVTVKFPEKQVNDVV; translated from the coding sequence TTGAAGTTCTTTAACTACTTTCTGTTCCGCTTTTTACTTTTTGTATTGATGCTGTTTGGGCCCGTTAACCTGGCGGCCCAATTCTACCCGGCAAAAACATATTCCATTGTAGATGGATTGCCCTCCAATGCCATCTATGATGTTGTTCAGGCAGATAACAGCGTTATGTGGTTTGTTACATCCAAAGGTGTTACAACCTATGATGCACACGAATGGCAGGTATTTCCGGATAGTTTGCAGTTACCCACTTACCTGAGTACCAAAATTGTTAAAAGCAGTGACGGACATATTTGGGTTGCAGGCAAAAACGATACCGAATATGTCATTAAGCTTTTTGATGACCAGAAGTGGAGTACCATTGCATTTCCTGAAACCTGGAGAGAGAAACAGTCTGCTTTTTCGTTTGAAGTTATGACGACCGGAGATCAACATAAGATCGTATTGGCCGGTATGCGGGAAGTGCATCTATACTCTACAGAAACCAAACAGTGGAAGCAGCTTACATTTTCCGGAGGGATTAATCCTGCAATCAATTCTACAGTTAATATCGAAGACCGTGTCTATATAAACACTCGGAAAGGACAATTTGCTATAGAAAATTGGGAGATTGTCAGAAGTGAATACGCGCCTTATTTCCATGAATTTCAGGATGTACTCACGGTTACAAAGAAAGACAGCATTCTGTATGTATTAGGGTTCGATTGGCTGGCAAAAATTGAGGATGATAATTTTAAGCTGCTTTCAGACAACTTGGGTATAAAAGTTCGCTCTACCTATAACCGCCATTCTTTAGTGATTGATCAACGCAACAGGATTTTCTTCAGCAGTAACTCACGTGTAATGCAATTTAACAGCGTGACGGGCAAAACCATACCACTTGAAGTGAATGGGCGCACCAATAATATCTTCTCCAACAAACTGTACCTGGATAAAGAACAAAATATATGGTCGGTTGATAATCGGGGGTTGTTCAAGTTTAATATCCTGAATTTTAAAAGTTATAACAGAGATTCCGGACTTGCTGAAAATGAGGTAAGCGCCATTTTTGAAGCAACTGATGGTACGCTATATATAGCTAACCCTTCTCACCTTCATGTTTTGGAGGATGGGCAAATATCCAGGCAATATTCACTCAAAACAAATCAAGACAGGCCAACTCGGTTATCGCAAATAACAGAACATTATGATGGTTCTCTTTATTTAGCGGCTGGTGCTGCAGGTTTATACCAACTAAAGAACGGAGCATTATCGCCAGTATTTGAAAGTCATTCCATCCAATATGTTACGGGAGTACAAAGCTTTGATGGGCATATTTATTTCTCCAATTCGGAATTCATTTACCGAATAGAGGAGGATGGTACATTCTCAAAATTGAATGAAGAGGCCTTTTATTACATTCGCAACATTGTTGAATTAGATGAAGATAAATTGGCTTTTCTTAGTGCACGGGAAGGTTTGTACCTCTACAAAGATGGAGAAGTAACGAACTACAATTCAGGCCTGATTAACTACAATAACATCTACGATGCTGTTTATTGGCAAGATCGCCTGTTACTTGGTACTTCAGCCGGATTAGCCACTCTGGATGGAGATCAGATCACTCCATTTCAAATCAGTAATTTTGATGATGTGGTCTTTTCTTTACTGGTTGACCGAAAAAGTCAGTTGTGGATTGGTACTTTTAACGGAGTGTTTAAATGGGATGGCCAAACTCTGGAGCAATTTTCGGTGGCACAGGGACTGACAGGAAATGAAATCAACAGGAATGCTTTAATACAGGATAAAGAAGGCGATATTTGGATTGGCACCGAACTGGGAGTGAGCGCTTACGATGAGGACGAGGATATGTCGGCCGAGAAAGATCCGGACTTATACTTTACATCCGTTCGTACTGAAGATAATCGTGAATTGACTTTAGCTACTTCCCCTGAACTTGCATACACTCAGAATACGCTAACGTTCCGGTTCAAGGGAATCTCTTTCCTATATAATGACCGTATTTTTTACCGCTACCGGCTTTCGGGATTGGAGGACGACTGGAATTTCTCTAACAATTTTAGCAATCCCGGTGTCACCTACCGAAACCTCGATTCAGGCTTTTACACCTTTGAGGTGCAGGCACGGAATGAAATCAGCGACTGGAGTGAATCCAGGGAATTTACCTTCACCATTGCAAAGCCTTTTTACAGTACCTGGTGGTTTTTTGGTTTAGCCGTCATTTTGTTCGCTGTGATTATATACATAGCTCTTCGTTTGCGCTATCTGTATTTGATTACCAAGCAAAAAAAGCTGAAGGAAATGGTTGAAGATCGAACCCGAAGTATCACCGACAAGAACCTTCAGATCAAATCAAAAAATGAAGAACTGCTTCAGGTTAATAAAGAACTACATGAAAAGACGGACTCACTGAATTCGGCTTTAAATAAATTAGAAACAGCACAGGTTAAACTTGTTCAAAAAGAAAAAATGGCTGCTTTAGGGGTTTTAACAGCCGGTGTAGCTCATGAAATCAACAACCCTGTCAACTATATTAAATCTGCTTCAGAGCTCATCAGCCAGATGATAGAAGAGGAAGACGATAAACTGGTTATCGAAGAGAAAGAGGTTTTTCAGGAAGTGTTCAAAACCATTGAAATTGGTGTAGGGCGCATTGTGTCAATTGTAAGGAGTCTGAGTTCATTCAGCAGAACGAATGAGACTGACAAAGGTGACTGTGACATCAATAGTATTTTTGACGAGTGTTTGCTGATTTTGAAAAATGAGTACAAAGGCCGCGTAGATATTGTGAAAGACTACAGCGAGAAGGCGGTCACCATTCAGGGCAATGAAGGCAAGTTATATCAGCTGTTCACTAATATCATTATGAATGCCATCCAGGCCATAGAAGGAGAAGGGGTTGTTTCTATAAAAACTTGGAATAAAGATCATACCGTTTATATTGAAGTGAAGGATACCGGGAAAGGGTTTGACGAAACCGTAAAAGAGAAATTGTTCGATCCCTTTTTCACTACAAAAGAACCAGGAAAGGGTACCGGATTAGGTTTATCCATTGCTTATAACATTGTGGAAGAACACAACGGTGAAATTCATTATGATTCAGCTCCCGGTGCAGGGACTACCGTAACCGTTAAATTCCCTGAAAAGCAGGTTAATGATGTCGTCTAA
- a CDS encoding response regulator, with protein sequence MMSSKPSILYVDDEHINLFLFGRLMDKYFKVITAISGPEGLQKLENNPEIKLVITDLRMPKMDGLEFVKKAKSHFGNIPYVILSGFEKSDEVKEAIDEGLVQEYIQKPYSSEVVANRIMECISN encoded by the coding sequence ATGATGTCGTCTAAACCGTCCATACTGTATGTAGATGATGAACACATCAATCTTTTCTTATTTGGCAGGTTGATGGATAAATACTTTAAAGTTATTACGGCTATATCAGGGCCCGAAGGTTTGCAAAAACTGGAGAATAACCCTGAAATTAAATTGGTTATTACCGATTTAAGAATGCCGAAAATGGATGGCTTGGAGTTTGTCAAAAAAGCAAAAAGCCATTTTGGAAACATCCCTTATGTGATTTTATCCGGCTTCGAGAAAAGCGATGAGGTCAAAGAAGCCATTGATGAAGGTTTGGTACAGGAATACATCCAAAAACCGTATAGTTCTGAAGTAGTAGCAAACCGGATCATGGAATGTATTTCAAACTGA
- a CDS encoding uracil-DNA glycosylase: MDDPKEFLKKATRFLQQQREMYGDFSVQVEDKSEIENKQVQEPDTPYKSEPQNQQQAEVSEENKAEIEVQKSPAELIEECSTLDELKALCEEAEELKTDLEGTNLVFGVGNPKADLMIVGEAPGYNEDQQGEPFVGQAGQLLDKIMAAINFERSDIYIANILKHRPPDNRDPEPEERQRSLPYLLKQIELIDPKLILCVGRISATTLLDKETSLGNLRGTFHEFHGRELMVTYHPAALLYNQKYKRPTWEDVQLLRKRYDELGGQP, encoded by the coding sequence ATGGACGACCCTAAAGAATTTTTAAAAAAAGCCACCCGTTTTCTTCAACAACAACGGGAAATGTATGGTGATTTTTCCGTGCAGGTGGAGGACAAATCCGAGATTGAAAATAAACAGGTTCAAGAGCCGGATACGCCCTATAAATCTGAACCACAGAATCAGCAACAGGCCGAAGTTTCTGAAGAAAACAAAGCGGAAATTGAGGTTCAGAAATCACCCGCAGAACTCATTGAGGAATGCTCTACGCTCGATGAACTTAAAGCGCTTTGTGAGGAAGCTGAAGAACTGAAAACAGACCTGGAAGGTACCAATCTTGTATTTGGTGTAGGCAACCCTAAAGCCGACCTGATGATTGTTGGAGAAGCTCCTGGTTACAACGAGGACCAACAAGGAGAGCCTTTTGTGGGCCAGGCCGGGCAGCTGTTGGATAAAATAATGGCAGCCATCAATTTCGAACGGTCTGATATTTATATTGCCAACATTTTAAAACACCGCCCGCCTGATAACCGGGACCCGGAACCGGAAGAACGTCAGCGAAGCCTGCCCTACCTGCTTAAGCAGATTGAACTGATAGATCCGAAGCTCATTTTATGTGTGGGAAGGATCTCAGCAACAACCCTGCTGGATAAAGAAACTTCTTTGGGTAATCTGAGAGGCACATTCCATGAATTTCATGGGCGGGAACTGATGGTTACCTATCACCCGGCAGCCTTGCTCTATAACCAAAAGTACAAGCGGCCTACCTGGGAAGATGTGCAATTGCTCAGAAAAAGATACGATGAATTGGGTGGGCAACCCTGA
- a CDS encoding RNA methyltransferase translates to MNKLTTKEILKENLSRTAPKKLSSLKVLVHNIRSLHNVGSIFRSADAFGVSEIVLSGYSPTPPRPEINKTAIGAEEFVEWSYVEEGTEAIRKLKKEGYYIAGLEQTTDSVSLPDFDPKSYDKICIVLGNEVTGIDDELLPHIDCFVAIPQFGQKHSLNVSVAAGVVLYAMLEKLW, encoded by the coding sequence TTGAACAAACTAACTACGAAAGAAATTCTTAAGGAGAACCTCTCCAGAACAGCTCCCAAAAAGCTGAGCAGCTTAAAGGTACTGGTTCATAATATCCGGAGCCTGCACAATGTGGGTTCAATATTTCGTTCAGCAGATGCTTTTGGGGTTTCAGAGATTGTGCTTTCCGGTTATTCTCCCACTCCACCCCGGCCTGAAATCAATAAGACAGCAATCGGAGCTGAGGAATTTGTGGAGTGGTCGTATGTGGAGGAAGGCACTGAGGCTATCAGAAAGCTGAAAAAAGAAGGATACTATATAGCCGGACTGGAACAAACCACAGATAGTGTTTCCCTGCCTGATTTTGATCCGAAATCATACGATAAAATCTGTATTGTTTTGGGGAATGAAGTCACCGGAATTGATGATGAACTGCTTCCCCATATCGACTGCTTTGTGGCCATTCCACAGTTTGGGCAAAAGCATTCCCTGAATGTATCGGTGGCAGCCGGAGTAGTTCTGTATGCAATGTTGGAGAAATTGTGGTGA